The window TCTGGTTTTGGTGTGGTGGGTTTGCTCGCCTGGTTTTGGCTGCGTTCTTCCTGACGCTGCTGCTCCAGAAATGCGCTGTAGTTCCCTTCAAACCGATTGAGCCGTCCTTGGTCGAAACAGAACAGACGATCAACGGTGCGATCGAGGAAGTAGCGGTCGTGGGAAACAACGATCACGCAGCCCCGGAAGTCCTCAAGAAAGTCTTCGAGAACGCTGAGGGTTTGAACATCCAGATCGTTGGTGGGTTCGTCCAACAGCAACACGTTGGGCGCCTGGATCAGCATCCGGCAGAGGGTGAGGCGACGGCGCTCGCCGCCGGAGAGCTTGGCCAAGGGGCTGTGCTGCTGGCCCGGTGGAAACAAAAAGCGTTCCAGAAGCTGGGATGCGGTGACCTGTTCACCCCCTAGATCGATCCGGCTGGCGGCTTCTTCCACGAACTCGATCACTTTGCGATCGAGCCCCCTGCCTTCGTTGAAGGCTTCGGTGTGCTGGTCCAGGTAGCCGATGTGAACGGTCTCTCCAAGGAGCAGGCTGCCCTGGGTGGGCTCGCGCCGTCCGGCGATGAGATCAAGCAGGGTGGATTTGCCGCTGCCGTTGGGGCCGATGATGCCGATTCGGTCTTCGGGGCTGAAGCTGTAGCTGAAGCCATCGAGGAGTGGGCGACCACCCTGGTTGCCATCGGCTGTGACGCCAACGGCTTCGGCTTCGATCACCTGTTTGCCGATGCGCCGGCTGATGCCGGTCATCTCCAGCTTTGCTTTGGCCTGATTGGGTTTCTGCTCACGCATCGCTTCGATGCGTTGCAGCCGCGCCTTCTGTTTGGTGCTGCGGGCCTTGGGGCCCTGGCGCAGCCATGCCAATTCGCGGCGAAGCACGCTTTTGAATTTGGCTGCTGAGGCTGCCTCTGAGGCATCTTCTTCCGCTTTGTGCTGCAGAAAGGTGCTGTAATTCCCTTGATAGGTGCGGGCCTGGCCTCGGTCCACCTCCACCATCCGCCGCGTCACCCGATCGAGCACGTAGCGGTCATGGGTGACCAGCACCAGAGCACCGGGATAGCGATCCAGCCAGCTCTGCAGCCATTCAACAGCAGTGGCATCGAGATGGTTGGTGGGCTCATCCAGCAGCAGCACATCGGGGCAAGCCACCAGGGCTGATGCCAGGCCCACCCGTTTGCGGTAACCGCCGGAAAGGTCGTCGACCGGGCGCTGGAGATCGCTGATGCCCAATTTCTGCAGCACTTCCCGGCATTGCTGCTCCAGGCTCCAGGCGTCCTCTTCATCCATGCGTTGGCTGAGCTGACCCAGCTCCGCCATCAGCGCTTCATTGCTGGGGTCTGCGGCAATGGCGTCGCTGAGAGCGCTGAAGCGCATCAGCAGATCCCGTTTGGCGCCACAGCCCTCCAGCACCTGCTCCATCACCGTGAGCCCCGGTGTAATTCGGCTCTCCTGACCCACCAGCTCCACCCGCAGCCGGGGAGAACAGCGGCGTTCTCCCTCACCGAGGGGTTCCTTCCCCGCCAGAACTTTCAACAGCGTTGATTTGCCGGCGCCATTGGGGCCGATCAGGCCCAGCCGCTCGCCATCCCCAATGTGGAGGTCGAGATCGGAAAAGAGGGTGCGGATGCCGAAATCCTTGGCCGCACCCACCAGGCTGATCAGACTCACGGTGTGCCAGCGGGCAGTTGACCGTCCAGATAAGCAAACACGCTCTTGTCGCCCACATCCGCTGCCGCATCCATCCCGAATTTGCGCAGGGCCAGCAGCACCAGCAGCAACGCTGCACACTCCAGGAGAGCCAGGCAGAGGGGGCCATTGATTACCCCCATCAGGTGCCCGAGCAGCGCTGCAGGCAGCAGCAAGGTGAGGCCGATCGCCTCGGGTCGTTGGAAGCAGAAAAACTCCTTGAAGCCGATGCCGGCCAAGGCGGCAAACAGCGGGCCGATGGCCAGGATCCAGATCGGCTGATCCCGTAGGGCGGAGAGCGCTTCGGTGGGGCCGGCCTGCAGCAGCAGTGCCCCCCAACCGATGCAACCGCTGAGCCAGAACAATTGAAGGGCGCGGTGCAAGGGACGGAGATAAATGTGAATCCAGCGGAGCGCCAGGCCCAGGGCCGTGGCCATCGGCAGC of the Synechococcus sp. MU1617 genome contains:
- a CDS encoding ABC-F family ATP-binding cassette domain-containing protein; protein product: MSLISLVGAAKDFGIRTLFSDLDLHIGDGERLGLIGPNGAGKSTLLKVLAGKEPLGEGERRCSPRLRVELVGQESRITPGLTVMEQVLEGCGAKRDLLMRFSALSDAIAADPSNEALMAELGQLSQRMDEEDAWSLEQQCREVLQKLGISDLQRPVDDLSGGYRKRVGLASALVACPDVLLLDEPTNHLDATAVEWLQSWLDRYPGALVLVTHDRYVLDRVTRRMVEVDRGQARTYQGNYSTFLQHKAEEDASEAASAAKFKSVLRRELAWLRQGPKARSTKQKARLQRIEAMREQKPNQAKAKLEMTGISRRIGKQVIEAEAVGVTADGNQGGRPLLDGFSYSFSPEDRIGIIGPNGSGKSTLLDLIAGRREPTQGSLLLGETVHIGYLDQHTEAFNEGRGLDRKVIEFVEEAASRIDLGGEQVTASQLLERFLFPPGQQHSPLAKLSGGERRRLTLCRMLIQAPNVLLLDEPTNDLDVQTLSVLEDFLEDFRGCVIVVSHDRYFLDRTVDRLFCFDQGRLNRFEGNYSAFLEQQRQEERSQNQASKPTTPKPERSSESKRDGPRRRNFKENKELAALDQQLPELELKKEDLEQQMTQAGADMAKLSLELADLISRIEQAEERWLELSELTP
- a CDS encoding DUF2301 domain-containing membrane protein; translation: MTSADPTFEGVYGTYSITAADRLEVRSYRIALLITGLSLAAGVLQWWQTDNPWAWLWVLPMATALGLALRWIHIYLRPLHRALQLFWLSGCIGWGALLLQAGPTEALSALRDQPIWILAIGPLFAALAGIGFKEFFCFQRPEAIGLTLLLPAALLGHLMGVINGPLCLALLECAALLLVLLALRKFGMDAAADVGDKSVFAYLDGQLPAGTP